One window of Legionella pneumophila subsp. pneumophila str. Philadelphia 1 genomic DNA carries:
- a CDS encoding DNA polymerase III subunit chi, which produces MSPIRVDFYLLASSLPESRWLVACRLIEKAYTKGHTIFVFCDNQQQAEYLDELLWTFKDDSFIPHNLQGEGPEPPPPVQIGYQKEPRGFTDILLNLSTNIPIFYTRFKRVIELVSNVEHEKEVSRLHYKEYRHKGCELHTHSIE; this is translated from the coding sequence ATGTCGCCAATTCGCGTTGATTTTTACTTATTAGCCAGCAGCCTTCCAGAATCTCGCTGGTTGGTTGCTTGTCGTTTAATAGAAAAAGCCTATACCAAAGGACATACTATTTTTGTTTTTTGCGACAATCAGCAACAAGCAGAATACCTTGATGAATTATTATGGACTTTCAAAGACGACAGTTTTATTCCTCATAATTTGCAAGGTGAAGGACCGGAGCCTCCTCCTCCCGTACAAATTGGCTATCAAAAAGAACCCAGAGGCTTTACAGATATCCTGTTGAATTTATCCACCAATATTCCAATTTTTTATACCCGATTTAAAAGAGTCATTGAATTGGTGAGTAATGTAGAACATGAGAAAGAAGTGAGTCGATTGCACTATAAAGAATATAGGCATAAAGGCTGTGAGCTGCACACACACTCCATTGAATAA
- a CDS encoding leucyl aminopeptidase has protein sequence MNYGLTHTPSLTTSECLVLGVFSDLALPDFANAIDNEQQGLIKKLCQRVPEPGNTVWQTDVEGHSLLIIQCGKKEEFSANSLQKRVGEITEALIKQRFSSATVCLPRLTQESAEWQIEQMIVQIDNLRYQLLDFKTKNAKSHKLESVIFHLPGATEKSLEMAKAIVTGVEFCRDLANMPANICTPTYLGEQAILLSKQFDQISCQVMGPEEIKEMGMGALLAVAQGSDQPPRLIDVHYHGNKNSAPVILVGKGITFDSGGLSIKPANAMDEMKYDMSGAASVLGVIKACALLKLPINLIGIIASAENLISGSAVKSGDIVTTMSGQTVEIINTDAEGRLVLADALTYAERYNPDFVIDIATLTGAIIVALGNIATGYMTRDEQLAKSIERAANESQDKVWRMPLDEAYQDALESPLADMINAGFDRSAGSITAACFLSRFTEKYRWAHLDIAGTAWISGKKRNATGRPVPLLIQLLRHVANSR, from the coding sequence ATGAATTATGGATTAACTCATACCCCCTCATTAACCACGAGCGAATGTCTGGTGTTAGGCGTTTTTTCAGATTTGGCGCTACCAGATTTTGCAAATGCAATTGATAATGAACAGCAAGGCCTGATTAAAAAACTTTGCCAGAGAGTCCCTGAACCAGGAAATACTGTATGGCAAACTGATGTTGAAGGACATAGCCTATTAATCATTCAGTGTGGCAAAAAGGAAGAGTTTAGTGCTAATTCACTCCAAAAACGTGTAGGAGAAATTACCGAAGCATTAATTAAACAGCGTTTCTCTTCTGCCACCGTGTGCTTGCCTCGGTTAACTCAGGAATCTGCTGAATGGCAGATAGAGCAAATGATTGTTCAAATCGATAATTTACGATATCAACTTCTTGATTTTAAAACGAAAAATGCAAAAAGTCATAAATTGGAGTCGGTAATATTCCATCTGCCTGGAGCTACTGAAAAAAGCCTTGAAATGGCCAAAGCCATTGTTACCGGAGTTGAATTTTGCCGTGATTTAGCGAATATGCCGGCCAATATTTGTACTCCGACTTACCTTGGTGAGCAAGCCATTTTATTATCCAAACAATTCGACCAAATAAGCTGTCAAGTGATGGGGCCAGAAGAAATAAAAGAAATGGGTATGGGCGCATTATTAGCCGTTGCCCAAGGAAGTGACCAACCCCCAAGATTGATAGATGTTCATTATCACGGTAACAAAAACTCAGCACCGGTCATTCTTGTCGGGAAAGGCATTACTTTTGACTCAGGAGGCTTATCTATAAAGCCGGCCAACGCCATGGATGAAATGAAATACGATATGTCTGGCGCTGCCAGTGTGCTGGGAGTTATAAAAGCCTGTGCTTTGCTGAAATTGCCAATTAATCTTATCGGCATTATAGCCAGTGCTGAAAATTTGATAAGTGGCTCCGCTGTAAAATCAGGAGACATTGTAACCACCATGTCAGGACAAACTGTCGAAATTATCAATACCGATGCGGAGGGTCGATTAGTACTAGCAGACGCTTTGACTTACGCGGAGCGATATAATCCTGATTTTGTAATCGATATTGCTACTTTAACAGGAGCGATAATCGTCGCTTTGGGCAATATAGCTACTGGCTATATGACTAGAGATGAACAGCTGGCCAAATCAATCGAACGTGCCGCTAATGAAAGCCAGGATAAAGTCTGGCGTATGCCACTGGATGAGGCCTATCAAGATGCTTTGGAAAGCCCATTGGCTGATATGATCAACGCCGGCTTTGATCGCAGTGCAGGAAGTATTACTGCCGCCTGTTTCTTATCACGGTTTACTGAAAAATATCGTTGGGCCCATTTGGACATCGCGGGAACGGCCTGGATTTCTGGAAAGAAGCGTAATGCAACAGGGCGTCCTGTTCCTTTATTAATTCAATTATTGCGCCATGTCGCCAATTCGCGTTGA
- a CDS encoding leucyl aminopeptidase family protein, giving the protein MQAEVFYKSCGDRIVPVHLISQSQWDEGIENLTPMERNCFSVRQFKGKLGDYCFILNADGVIEKAFIGSGTGNQESALANAALLLPPGNYQFQDKLSRESGVVWALAQYRFDEYKKYELQPRVLIVEANDMDYILSLANSLFLVRDLINTPTCDMGPESLAHVVEELAKTHKAYFKQWIGEELIKDNFPAIHAVGRASALTPRLLSLQWGNEKHPRVTLIGKGVCFDSGGLDIKPSSGMRLMKKDMGGAAHVIGLAQWIMVQRLPIRLQVLIPAVENAIGPNAFRPGDVLTMRNGLTVEIENTDAEGRLILADALVKACEEKPDLIIDFATLTGAARVAVGTEIAAMFSNHDQLAQDIVAASNKVSDPVWRLPLFSPYEELLNSNIADMSNSSSSSYAGAITAGLFLQRFVTKSIPWVHFDIMAWNAVSKPGKPEGGEAMGLRAVAEYLLQTYG; this is encoded by the coding sequence ATGCAAGCAGAAGTATTTTACAAAAGTTGCGGCGATAGGATAGTTCCTGTCCATCTCATTTCTCAATCACAATGGGACGAAGGAATTGAAAATCTAACCCCCATGGAACGAAATTGTTTTTCTGTACGCCAGTTTAAGGGCAAATTAGGCGATTATTGTTTTATCCTCAATGCGGATGGCGTGATTGAAAAAGCTTTTATTGGATCGGGAACTGGCAATCAGGAAAGTGCTTTGGCCAATGCAGCACTTTTATTGCCTCCAGGGAACTATCAATTTCAAGATAAGTTAAGTCGTGAGTCTGGCGTAGTTTGGGCATTAGCGCAATATCGATTTGATGAGTATAAAAAGTACGAGTTACAGCCTCGAGTTTTAATTGTTGAGGCAAATGATATGGATTATATTTTATCCTTGGCGAATTCTTTATTTCTCGTGCGCGATCTAATTAACACGCCAACCTGCGATATGGGGCCAGAATCGTTAGCTCATGTTGTCGAAGAATTGGCTAAAACACACAAGGCTTACTTTAAACAATGGATTGGAGAGGAATTGATAAAGGATAATTTTCCTGCCATTCATGCGGTTGGAAGAGCTTCTGCTTTAACGCCTCGTTTATTATCCTTGCAGTGGGGAAATGAGAAACATCCACGCGTAACTTTGATTGGAAAGGGTGTTTGTTTTGATAGCGGCGGGCTTGATATCAAACCTTCATCAGGCATGCGTTTGATGAAAAAAGATATGGGCGGCGCCGCACACGTCATAGGTTTAGCCCAGTGGATCATGGTTCAGCGTTTGCCGATTCGATTACAGGTATTAATCCCCGCTGTTGAAAACGCCATTGGTCCGAATGCTTTTAGGCCAGGAGATGTTTTAACCATGCGCAACGGATTAACCGTAGAAATAGAAAACACTGATGCAGAAGGTCGATTGATTCTGGCAGATGCTTTGGTTAAGGCTTGTGAAGAAAAACCAGATTTGATCATTGATTTTGCTACTTTAACAGGTGCTGCTCGTGTCGCTGTCGGAACTGAAATTGCAGCCATGTTTTCTAATCATGATCAACTGGCTCAGGATATAGTAGCGGCATCTAATAAAGTCTCAGACCCTGTCTGGCGGTTGCCTTTATTTTCACCATACGAAGAGTTATTGAATTCGAATATTGCAGACATGAGCAATTCCAGTTCTTCGTCCTATGCTGGGGCTATTACTGCCGGCTTATTTCTACAACGATTTGTGACAAAATCAATACCATGGGTTCATTTTGATATCATGGCCTGGAATGCAGTAAGTAAGCCAGGAAAGCCAGAAGGTGGTGAAGCAATGGGCTTGCGAGCTGTTGCTGAGTATTTATTACAGACTTACGGATAG
- a CDS encoding DUF1840 domain-containing protein: MFVTFSCDAYENITYFENVAKQLLLLMGHGGTIPGAIKSENVPDALHHLQQGLEKIKSENKLLEDDEDSEPDISLAKRAIPLIHLLQAAEKKDCDVLWSHSKSPG, encoded by the coding sequence ATGTTTGTGACTTTTAGTTGTGATGCATATGAGAACATTACTTATTTTGAAAATGTGGCAAAACAATTATTGTTGTTAATGGGGCATGGCGGCACAATCCCCGGTGCTATTAAGTCTGAAAATGTACCTGATGCTTTGCATCATTTACAACAAGGGCTGGAAAAAATAAAAAGCGAAAATAAACTGCTAGAAGACGATGAGGATAGTGAGCCTGATATCAGTTTGGCTAAACGAGCAATCCCTTTAATTCACTTATTGCAAGCCGCCGAAAAAAAGGATTGTGATGTGCTGTGGTCTCATTCAAAATCACCAGGTTGA